In Chitinophaga sp. H8, the sequence CTCTTGATAAGACGGTAAAACTGAATAATTAAGAAAATACCTACTAATACGTCTAAAACATTCATCCAGCCAAACGCATATCCTTTAATTTGAAATAATTCCGTCATTTTGTAAAAATAGTAAGTTTTAATTATACCTTCCGTGAAAAGTGCATTACTTTCCTTCCTTCATATACGCCAGCACTTTTACTGCTTCTACAGCGGGTTTTACGTCGTGTACACGTAATATATGGGCGCCCTGTTGCAATGCCAGGGTATTTACTATGGTGGTCCCATTCAGCGCTTCCGCAGCGGTAGTGCCCAGTAGTTTATAGATCATAGACTTGCGGGAAACCCCTGCCAGCAGGGGCACGTTCAGTATTTGAAAAGTATGGAGATGAGCCAGCAGCTGGTAATTATGCGCCAGTGTTTTCCCAAAGCCAAATCCCGGATCTATGATCACATCTTTTATACCTGCTGCGCTGCAATGTGCCAGCTTTTGAATAAAGTAGTCCAGGACCTCCCTGCTCACATCCTCATAGTGCGGCTGCTGCTGCATGGTGGCAGGTGTGCCTTGCATATGCATGGCGATATAAGGCACCTGTAAGCGTCCGGCAGTGGTCAGCATCTGCGGGTCCATATCTCCGGCGCTAATGTCATTTATAATGGCAGCTCCTGCCCGTATTGCTTTTTCAGCTACGGTAGCATGATAAGTATCTACGGAAATAATTGCCTCCGGATATTTGTTGATAATGGCATGAATGGCTGGGAGGAGCTGGGCGGTTTCTTCGTCGGCACCTACTACCGGGGCACCCGGACGGGTACTCTGCGCGCCTATGTCCAGGATGGTAGCTCCCTCTTCCAGATGCTGCGCGGCCTTTTCCAGTACCAGGTGCAAACTTTTGGTGCGGCTGCCGGCATAAAAGGAATCATCCGTTATATTTATAATGCCCATCACTACCGGCCGGGATAAGTCCAGTAATTTTCCCCGGCAGTTAATCACGAAAGTTTTGGGTAATAGTGTATTTTTGAAACTCATTTTGCTGGTTTGATAGCGGTAAAACGTTGTTTTACAAGATGCAAAGTTAAATAATGTGGCGATGCAACGGTGCCGCCATCTTGTCAAATGATCAGAATATTTATGAAGCAAACATTGGAACAGTACCAGGAGGCAGTAGCAGGATGTAAAGACATCTTCATCAAAAAAACAAAAGACTATGGCACTTCCTGGCGGGTATTACGGCTAATTGCTGTGGTAGATCAGCTGTTTATCAAAGCACAGCGTATCCGTAATATCCAGGAAATAGGCACACAAAAAGTAGCCGATCATATTGACGGGGAATTTAAAGGTATTGTAAATTATGGCGTGATCGGCCTGATACAACTGGAGCTACCCGGAGATCCTTATACGGACTTGCCGGTGGAGGAAGTAGACAGACTATATGATAAATACATCCATCAGGTGCAACAGGTGATGGAAGACAAGAATCATGATTATGGAGAAGCCTGGCGCGCACTCAGCCAGGAATCCTTTGTAGACCTTATCCTTACCAAACTGCTGCGGATCAAACAAATCCTCCGCAATGAAGGTAAAACCCTTATATCAGAAGGGATAGATGCCAATTTTACCGATATTATCAACTATGCACTGTTTGCATTGATTAAAATAAGCGAAAAGTAGACAAATGGACCGGCTGTCACACCGGTAACGAAGATACCTAAACGATTACCCTTACCTTTAACCATTAAAAGTTAGCGTATAATGAAGCTCATTCTTAACGTGTTCCGTATCATTGTTGGCGTGTTATTCATTTTCTCTGGTCTTATTAAGGCAAA encodes:
- the folP gene encoding dihydropteroate synthase, which translates into the protein MSFKNTLLPKTFVINCRGKLLDLSRPVVMGIINITDDSFYAGSRTKSLHLVLEKAAQHLEEGATILDIGAQSTRPGAPVVGADEETAQLLPAIHAIINKYPEAIISVDTYHATVAEKAIRAGAAIINDISAGDMDPQMLTTAGRLQVPYIAMHMQGTPATMQQQPHYEDVSREVLDYFIQKLAHCSAAGIKDVIIDPGFGFGKTLAHNYQLLAHLHTFQILNVPLLAGVSRKSMIYKLLGTTAAEALNGTTIVNTLALQQGAHILRVHDVKPAVEAVKVLAYMKEGK
- a CDS encoding DUF1599 domain-containing protein translates to MKQTLEQYQEAVAGCKDIFIKKTKDYGTSWRVLRLIAVVDQLFIKAQRIRNIQEIGTQKVADHIDGEFKGIVNYGVIGLIQLELPGDPYTDLPVEEVDRLYDKYIHQVQQVMEDKNHDYGEAWRALSQESFVDLILTKLLRIKQILRNEGKTLISEGIDANFTDIINYALFALIKISEK